From the genome of Glycine max cultivar Williams 82 chromosome 2, Glycine_max_v4.0, whole genome shotgun sequence, one region includes:
- the LOC100791762 gene encoding histone-lysine N-methyltransferase ATXR6, translating into MASSLGRRRTHAPKASSTLNDDVSCEECGGGHSPSKLILCDKCDRGYHLFCLRPILPSVPKGSWFCPSCSNHKPKSFPLVQTKIIDFFRIQRSPEALSNQDTRRKRKRGGGLVVSKKKRKLLAFVPSEDPNRRLEQMASLATALTTTKTEFSNQLTYMLGMAPRSANRPALERGGMQVLSKEDTETLNLCKRMMERGEWPPLMVVFDPLEGFTVEADRSIKDLTIITEYVGDVDFLKNRENDDGDSIMTLLSASDPSRTLVICPDKRSNIARFINGINNHTPEGKKKQNLKCVRFDVGGECRVLLIANRDITKGERLYYDYNGDEHEYPTEHFV; encoded by the exons atggcttcttcattGGGTCGAAGAAGAACCCACGCTCCCAAAGCATCCTCCACCCTTAACGACGACGTTTCCTGCGAGGAATGCGGCGGTGGCCACTCCCCTTCCAAGCTTATTCTCTGCGACAAATGCGACCGTGGCTACCACCTCTTCTGCCTCCGTCCAATTCTTCCCTCTGTTCCCAAAGGCTCTTGGTTCTGCCCCTCTTGCTCCAATCACAAACCCAAGT CTTTCCCCCTTGTCCAGACCAAAATCATCGACTTCTTTCGAATCCAACGCTCCCCTGAGGCATTATCAAATCAAG ACACGCGGAGGAAGCGAAAGCGGGGTGGGGGCTTGGTGGTAtcgaagaagaagaggaagctgTTGGCGTTCGTGCCGAGTGAGGATCCCAATAGAAGATTGGAACAGATGGCGTCGCTGGCGACGGCGTTGACCACAACTAAAACGGAGTTCAGCAATCAGCTTACTTACATGCTTGGGATGGCACCAAGGTCCGCTAATCGTCCTGCTCTTGAGCGCGGTGGAATGCAG GTTTTGTCAAAAGAAGACACCGAGACCTTAAACCTGTGCAAGCGTATGATGGAAAGAGGAGAATGGCCACCACTCATGGTTGTTTTTGATCCTCTAGAAGG CTTCACTGTAGAAGCAGATAGATCCATCAAAGATTTAACCATAATAACAGAATATGTTGGAGATgtagactttttaaaaaatagggaaaatgacgATGGAGATAGCATAATGACACTTCTCTCAGCTTCTGATCCTTCGCGGACGCTTGTCATCTGTCCAGACAAACGAAGCAACATAGCTCGATTCATTAATGGCATCAATAATCACACGCC GGAAGGGAAAAAGAAGCAGAACTTAAAATGCGTGAGGTTTGATGTTGGAGGTGAATGCCGGGTTCTTTTAATTGCCAATAGAGATATTACAAAGGGGGAAAGGTTATACTACGACTACAACGGAGATGAACATGAATATCCTACTGAACATTTTGTCTGA